The DNA sequence GCTGCAGCAGGGCGCTGTTGAATTTCTTCATCACCCCTTCGCCCGCATCATCACCGGCCAGCAGTTTGCCAACATCGGTAAAGTTGCTGCTGAGCTGTTTTTCCAGTTCAGTCGCATTCAGACTCAGGGAGCCATCGCGCTGGGTTGAAATGCCCAGTTGCGACAGACTGCTGAGCGCGCCGCTGCTGTCGACCACTGTCGACAGCAGCCCCTGCAACTGCCGCTTGACACTGTTGATGCTGGCATCACCACGCAGCAGACTGCTGAGGCTGTTGCTGTCCGCCGCGTCCTCGCCCTCTTCTGTCGTCGACGCTGTTGAAGCGGCGCCAAACTCCGGGTAGCCGGCGGAAATCCAGTCCATCACGCCGTTGTAGGCATCGACAAAATCCTGCACCTTGCTGCGCAGCGCCTCGGTATCCGCTGTCACCGTCAGATTGCTGGTCTGATACTGGGGCGGATCAGCCCATTCATGAGGTGGCACACCCTCCTCAGCCGTTCCGGCCGAGGTCTGCGTACTGGTGCCAGTCAGATCAATCGTCAGGCCGGCAATCACGCCGGTCAGGCGGTTACTGTTGCTGACAACGCGAATGCCATCGACGTAAGCCTCGGCCTGCTGTGCATGACGCACTGTTGTCAGTCCCAGCTCCACCGGCTCACCGCCGCTGGTCAAATCCACCACCGGTGTGAAAGCGGTTTCCGCATCCTTGCCCGTCAGCACCAGATGATAGCCATTGGTGGAACTGCCATCATTGATTATCGTGGCCTGTACACCAGAAGCGTCACTGGTGGCATTGATGGCCGCCGCCAGCCCCTGCAGACTGTTGTTGGTCTCGTCAATGGTAATGACCGTTTCACCCAGGGTCAAAGAGCCGCTTCCCAGCAACGCCAGACTATCGGAGGCAAATCCACCACTCACTGTCTTCTGCACCTGGGCCAGTTGCACCACGGCCAGATCGTAGCTTCCGGGCGCCGCCGCAGAACTGGTCGCGCTGAAAGGCGCACCGCTGGCCACCTGGGTCGCCGTGGTTCGCACCTGGCTGGTCAGGCTCAGCCCGCTCACGGCACTGCGCAGGCCATCAAGCTTTCCCTTAAACTGAGCGTAGGCGTTCAGCCGCTCCGTCTCGTAACTCTTCTGCTCTTCCAGCCGCTCCAGCGGTCGACGTTCAATCGCCATCAGGCCGGTAACAAGATCCTCCGTCGGCAACCCCGTTGCCAATCCGCCAAAGGAAATTTCCGCCATGACGCGCCTCCCATTATTCTGTTCATATTATGTCGGCCTTTCATGATAAGGCCGCTCAGCGCCTGCACCCACGACGCGGGCACCTGTGTATTTCTTTCGGCCATAGCCGCTTCAAAGTTTAGCGCAAAGCGTTCAGCCACGGCAAAAAAGACCTCTTTAACCTGCCCCTGACACAGCCAAACAGCCATTGCCAAGGACCGCGGGCCGGATTATTCTGCCGTCGTTGCCGCCTTGTGATATGGCGGGCGCCACCAGGCTGATCCGCGCCAACCAAGGCTTTCCAAATCCCTCGGAACGTTCACGTCAGGAGAAATCGCATGCGCCCCGTCTACACCCTGTTTATCGCCTTGAGTCTGTTTACCCTGACCGGTTGCATGAGCGCCGGCCGACCATTCAATGTCACCGCCGTGCCACAGATCAAGATCGGCCAGACCACCAAGGCCGACCTGCTTGGCTACCTCGGGGAGCCCTGGCGCACCGGCGTGGAAGACGGTCAGCAGACCTGGACCTATGGCGATTACCGCTACTCTCTGTTCGGCAATACCCAGACCCGCGATCTGGTTATCCGCTTCAATCCCGATGGTCGCGTGTCTTCCTACAGTTTCAACTCCACCTATCCGCAGGATCGCCCCTGACCCTTGCCACGAAGGCGCCATGCACCAATAAAAAACGGACCAAGTTGGTCCGTTTTTTATTGGTGCATGGCGCCTTCGCTCACAGGATGGAGCAAGCATATCAGACAAATTCTGCC is a window from the Desulfuromonas thiophila genome containing:
- the bamE gene encoding outer membrane protein assembly factor BamE domain-containing protein, with the translated sequence MRPVYTLFIALSLFTLTGCMSAGRPFNVTAVPQIKIGQTTKADLLGYLGEPWRTGVEDGQQTWTYGDYRYSLFGNTQTRDLVIRFNPDGRVSSYSFNSTYPQDRP
- the fliD gene encoding flagellar filament capping protein FliD codes for the protein MAEISFGGLATGLPTEDLVTGLMAIERRPLERLEEQKSYETERLNAYAQFKGKLDGLRSAVSGLSLTSQVRTTATQVASGAPFSATSSAAAPGSYDLAVVQLAQVQKTVSGGFASDSLALLGSGSLTLGETVITIDETNNSLQGLAAAINATSDASGVQATIINDGSSTNGYHLVLTGKDAETAFTPVVDLTSGGEPVELGLTTVRHAQQAEAYVDGIRVVSNSNRLTGVIAGLTIDLTGTSTQTSAGTAEEGVPPHEWADPPQYQTSNLTVTADTEALRSKVQDFVDAYNGVMDWISAGYPEFGAASTASTTEEGEDAADSNSLSSLLRGDASINSVKRQLQGLLSTVVDSSGALSSLSQLGISTQRDGSLSLNATELEKQLSSNFTDVGKLLAGDDAGEGVMKKFNSALLQLTSTSSGLYAEKKTRYDAAVARLDKQILNTEALMDKKELALRERFNAMELLVSSMNSQSSFLTQQMDLLSNMMTGNN